Sequence from the Camarhynchus parvulus chromosome 1, STF_HiC, whole genome shotgun sequence genome:
CCCAACAATGACAGGATCTTTTTAAGGGCAAACTCTAATAGCAGTAAAAAATAATGCCATTTATGAAGTGGCTCAGTTGGCTTTCAAACCAGCTCCTACCCCACAAGTAGCATCCTAGATCAGTTCCTATAGGAGCGCTATTCACATCACTCTTACAAATGCATACAAATCTCTTTTTTGTAGCCATGATCAATTTCAACTCCCTGTTTTCATTAAGTTTGCTAAGGATTTCCCTAAATTCCTCCCTTGTTAAACTATGACAGGAACAAATACACTGTGGCTACACAACTCTTGATTCCCACAGCCAGGACCTGAGAAGGGCTGTTGAAACTTATAGATGAACCTTGCCCTTCCTCCTTTCTGTACATGATTTGTGGGTAAATGGCAGAATTCACATTCCCAGGAAGTCATTCAGTCTCACGATTCATGTCACACCTTTCTGGAAAGGAGTTGTCCTAAGTGTGAGAAACAACtcctcactttgaaaatttaaaaaggtttattaaaccttatcaaaaatagaacaaaaggactacataaggaaaaattcacagcactgggaactgcCACCATAGATACCACACGGCCAGGTCATCTTCACGATGGATGCTCAGTGCAACCCtgggggttgcatcagccaggtctggcccctcccaaagtctgtcagtcagctcttctttgccatttatcagtggagACTGCTTTCTTGTAACTTGATTGGAGGTCAGCTGTTGCCATGCCACACCCCCTAAGCGACCCCCtgagcttttccattcccagctgccccGTGCGCACGGCTTGTGTCCTAGACACCCCTGGGTGTCTGATGGTCACAACACAGGGGCGGGGGAAAGGGAAccatggggagaacagaggacatctaaactacaattacataactatacatcactaaagcttttcttaatattcacacaatagttatcCTTTAATTGTGggagccaatcatctcattatccatctataacacTAAGGATGCATTTTTCAGAGTTCTGCtcacaaaagtaattttatctGCCAAGGAGCATAATAACAAAGTAGGTTTCTTTTCTCAAATCAAATGACCTGTCTGTAGCATCTCTGGTATGTGTAGAATATTCCACATTGTGCATATTCGAGGTAGGATTTTTGGGTTATTGGGTTAGACTGCTGCATATTTCTTCTTATTATCAAATACCTCCTTTGACAGACCTGAACATAGAGATGTCTTTCTGTGAAAGTGAGTCCTAGGAGCAAACCAGGTAGTCGCTGGTACTACTCAAAGATAGTGGGTAGCTGTACAGTCACTTGCTATGGCTGTAGTAAGTCTTGAAAAGAGGTGTCACCTATTTATCAGTAATTTTCCACCCTTCTGTTGCCCCACGTCTACGAAGTTTTTGCCAAGGATTCTGACTTCATGTGTAAAATACATGCTGGATTTTAGATTCTTGTATGGTCTGACATGTTTGACAGGGAAGTATTTGGAACTGCCCTGAAGGCCTCTGGAGAATTACTCTatcaggaaggaggaggaaatacATCTCTTCTCTACATTATTTTGTGTAATAATAGTTCCAATGCCTTTGAAGGAAAGTCTCCTAGTTTCTAAGATGTTTTTCTAGTCCAATGATCAGTCCCATTAGAGAGAGAAGTTCAGGTTTCCTGGCTAAGCTTATGAACAAGACAGATGTATTTCACAACCTCCATCATGGTGTTAGtgatttcctcctcttttcttctaTGTGAGCATCCCCTCAGCACGCTAATCACACATGGAAGTTAGTAACCTTCTGGTACAGGTTGGTTTACATCTGTTAACATGGGACTTCTTCAGACAGCTTGGCCCCTTTGTGATTTCTAGTTCCTGACCTTTGTGCTTCCCTTTAATCATCAGCTACTTCAGAGAATTAAAATAACCACTTGTGTCCCTGGTGGTTTCTCTTGGAACCACCAGAAGAGAGGGTGCTTGAGATGTTGGTAGTGaataaatgggaagaaaaaggcagagcagggaggatgcCACATTTGCCTGCAAATTGCAGTGAGAAGTGTTCGACTGCCTCTGGATGAGATGTGAAGCACTCCTTCGGGTGGAGCAGACAGAGGTTGCTGGGCTAAAAGGCCTGTGTGTGCCCATCAACTGCTTCCAGTGCTGTTTATTTGATCTTACATTTGTTAGACAGTGACAATAAGCTAGTTTAATTTACTCACACTTACCAACTTCTATTTTTGGATGCTCACACGTTACCAAGTTATTGTGGCAAGAGTGGTTAGACCTTTGGTGGAACATGCATGACAAAATGCCTGTAATACCAGTGGTGATTTAGCGTTACTTTGCCTAATTTTCTAGATACCAAGGTGCCACATGTACTACAAATGCTTAAAAGAATTATTAATagtgttttatttgtttacCATTCAAGGGACAATTGATACTTTATAATTAAAAGGTGAAACCATAGTTTCTGCCTGTCAAAATCCAAATAGATGAAAATTTGGTAAAGaacaggaaaggaaatcagAAGGCATtgaaaccaaagcaaacaagaTGAAGATGGGGAGCAGTGGATTGGGAGATTgataaatttctttttagtcACTTGTAAATTTTGAAGATTATGTTAGCTCTGTATCCAAATTGGTTAGATGCTTTTCTAAACTGTTCTCTATTTAGATAATTCAGCCAAACTAAGACAAAATCTTCCTTGGAGTAAATGTCTGtaattttccagtttctgtCAAGTAAATAACAGCAGGAGAACATTTGTTTTTATATGATGGCGGTCTGGTGCAAGTCAGAACTTGGGATATGCTAAAAATGAAGGGGACAGCTCATGTTAACTTCTTGCTTTGGGTTCTTTCAGGGAACTGTTTGTCACTATTGGGTAGCAAATGTTCTAAACCACAACCCCAGACAAAACTCTGCGTGGGATTTTAGGAACATTTACAGTCTAAATCTTGAACCAGATTTGGATTTTACAAAGTGACTGCCAGGTTTTTTGATACAAGTAACTGTACTGTGAAACACATGATCTAAATTCCTTAAAATACCAATCTAgattgaaaacatattttcatatataCTCTTTGCATTAACAACTTAGGATCATTACAGATTCTGATCTCTTCTGGCATAAATCCAATCCAGAGCTTAAAATCCAGTTTTAATCCATGTGCTCAGTGTTTACAGTTGGCTGGCTCTAAGCTTTTTAAAGCCAGATAAACTGATGGGAAGTCCAAGACTCAGGAGTATGATTGTAATTCAGGTCCAGCTACACCTGTCTTCATTTGGTTTTGTCCAAAGATTCAGGACTTAAGCTTCTGGAAATGAGTATGGAAGTTTACTTGTCGCCTTACCAGATGATGTGTTCCTACCCATGCCTCTGTGTGTGGTTTTTCTTGTGTGATCAGTTTTGTTTACACAGTGGGAAGTTGCCTTTGCCAGCGCTCTCActctggccctgcagaggacaAGACtaattctgttgttttttttttgtttgcttttgtcaCCTGCTTTGCTCCAGGTAACATCAGTTGCAAGGGGATGACAGAGCGCATTCATAGCATCAACCTTCACAACTTCAGCAATTCTGTGCTCGAGACCCTCAACGAGCAGCGCAACCGTGGCCACTTCTGTGACGTGACGGTCCGCATCCACGGGAGCATGCTGCGCGCCCACCGCTGCGTGCTGGCGGCTGGCAGCCCCTTCTTCCAGgacaagctgctgctgggctaCAGCGACATCGAGATCCCCTCAGTGGTGTCAGTCCAGTCTGTGCAAAAGCTCATTGACTTCATGTACAGCGGGGTGCTGCGGGTCTCCCAGTCAGAGGCCCTCCAAATCCTCACAGCCGCCAGCATCCTGCAGATCAAGACTGTGATTGATGAGTGCACAAGGATTGTCTCACAAAATGTGGGAGATGTCTACCCAGTGATTCAGGATTCTGGCCAAGAGACACCCAGGGGAACACCTGAATCAGGCACCTCGGGGCAGAGCACTGACACAGAGTCTGGCTACCTACAGAGCCATTCACAGCACAGTGTGGACAGGATCTATTCAGCCCTCTATGCCTGTTCCATGCAAAATGGCAGTGGGGAGCGCTCCTTTTACAGTGGAGCTGTTGTCAGCCACCATGAGACAGCCCTGGGACTCCCCAGGGACCATCACATAGAAGACCCCAGCTGGATTACCCGGATCCATGAACGGTCACAGCAGATGGAGCGGTACCTCTCCACCACTCCAGAGACCACACACTGCCGGAAGCAGCCCCGCCCTGTCCGAATCCAAACCCTGATGGGCAACATCCATATTAAACAGGAGATGGAGGATGACTATGACTACTACGGCCAACAGAGGGTGCAGATCCTTGAGCGCAACGAGTCTGAGGAATGCACTGAGGACACTGACCAAGCAGAAGGCACTGAGAGCGAGCCCAAAGGGGAGAGTTTTGACTCAGGTGTCAGTTCCTCCATTGGTACTGAGCCTGATTCCATGGAGCAGCAGTTTATGGCTGGTCTGGGCCGGGATGGGCAGCAAGAACCTACTCAAGCAGATCAAAATGATGTCCCTGCTGATGGCACTCAGCcgcagcagcaacagcaacatGTAGATGCCAACTCTTCCTCACCAGAGAGAAGCAATGACGTTGAAATGGACAGCAAAGTGCTCACAGTCAATAACAGCACCGAAAAGGGGGCTTTGCAGCCTTCTGTCAACACATCTGTTGCCCAACCATTGCCAACCACACAGATCTACTTACGCCAGACAGA
This genomic interval carries:
- the ZBTB20 gene encoding zinc finger and BTB domain-containing protein 20 → MTERIHSINLHNFSNSVLETLNEQRNRGHFCDVTVRIHGSMLRAHRCVLAAGSPFFQDKLLLGYSDIEIPSVVSVQSVQKLIDFMYSGVLRVSQSEALQILTAASILQIKTVIDECTRIVSQNVGDVYPVIQDSGQETPRGTPESGTSGQSTDTESGYLQSHSQHSVDRIYSALYACSMQNGSGERSFYSGAVVSHHETALGLPRDHHIEDPSWITRIHERSQQMERYLSTTPETTHCRKQPRPVRIQTLMGNIHIKQEMEDDYDYYGQQRVQILERNESEECTEDTDQAEGTESEPKGESFDSGVSSSIGTEPDSMEQQFMAGLGRDGQQEPTQADQNDVPADGTQPQQQQQHVDANSSSPERSNDVEMDSKVLTVNNSTEKGALQPSVNTSVAQPLPTTQIYLRQTETLTSNLRMPLTLTSNTQVIGTAGNTYLPALFTTQSAGSGPKPFLFSLPQPLAGQQTQFVTVSQPGLSTFTAQLPAPQPLAPSAGHSTAGGQGEKKPYECTLCNKTFTAKQNYVKHMFVHTGEKPHQCSICWRSFSLKDYLIKHMVTHTGVRAYQCSICNKRFTQKSSLNVHMRLHRGEKSYECYICKKKFSHKTLLERHVALHSATNGTPGATGTGARAVPAGVVACTEGTTYVCSVCPAKFDQIEHFNDHMRMHVSDG